The DNA sequence TCCTTCGGCTGCTTCACTTTTTTTGTTTCACGTGGAACAAGCTCATTCAGATGATGGATCAGCTGTTCAAGCTGGCGGACATTGAGCCCTTCCTTTATCGCGCGGTCAGCTGTTGCCTGAACCTTTTCCTTCTGCCTGAGGCCCAGAAGTGCACGGCCATGGCCCATTGTGATCTTGCCGCTTGAAATCAGTTCCTGTATTTTCGGAGGGAGGGACAAGAGCCTAATATGATTGGCAATATGCGGCCTGCTTTTCCCCAATCTTTTCGCAAGCTCTTCCTGTGTCATCTTCAGCTTCTCGATCAGCTGCTGATAGGCAGCCGCTTCTTCCATCGGAGTGAGATCCTCGCGCTGCAGGTTCTCAAGGATGGCCAGCTCCATCATCTGCTTTTCGGTCAATTCCCTGATGACCGATGGCACTTTTTCCAGGCCGGCTTCCCTGGCAGCCCGGCAGCGGCGTTCACCTGCAACGATTTCAAAGCCTTTGATGCTTTTTCTCAGGATGACCGGCTGAAGGATGCCATGCTCCCGGATCGACTGCTTCAGCTCTTCAATTGCTGCTTCGTCAAATATTTTTCTGGGCTGATAAGGATTCGGACGGATTTCCGAGAGCCTGATCTCCTGGATCGTTTCCTCTGAATCTGCCTCGGCGTTCGAGAAGAAAGCATTCAGCCCTTTTCCCAGACCTTTAGCCATTCGAAATCACTTCCTTTGCCAAATCTAGATACACTTCAGCTCCCCGGGATTTCGCATCATAGATGATGATCGGTTCCCCGTGGCTCGGCGCTTCACTTAATCGGACATTGCGCGGAATGATCGTTTTATAGACTTTATCCTGGAAGTATTTCTTTACCTCTTCAATCACCTGTATACCCAGATTGGTCCTGGCATCAAGCATTGTCAGAAGCACACCCTCGATTTTCAGGTCATGGTTCAGATGCTTCTGGACAAGGCGGACCGTATTTAAAAGCTGGCTGAGCCCTTCGAGTGCATAATACTCACATTGGACCGGTATCAGGACGGCATCGGAAGCCGTCAGGGAGTTGATGGTCAGAAGACCGAGGGAAGGCGGGCAGTCGATGATGATATAATCGAAATCCTTTTTCACTTCTTCAAGGGCCCTTTTGAGTCTCACTTCCCGGGAAATAGTCGGAACCAGTTCAATTTCCGCCCCTGCGAGCTGAATGGTCGCAGGAATAGCATATAAATTCTCGACAGCCGTCGGCTTGATCACTTTCAGCGCTTCAACATCATCGACGAGAACATCGTAAATGCACTGGTCCACATCAGCTTTTTCTATACCGATCCCGCTTGTCGCATTGCCCTGCGGATCAATATCGACCAGCAGCACTTTCTTGCCTATGTATGCCAAGCAGGCTCCCAAATTCACAGAGGTCGTCGTCTTTCCGACTCCTCCTTTTTGATTCGCAATCGCAATAATTTTCCCCACGGTGCCACCTACCTTATTCCTCTAAACAATGATATCTATTCTATTCATAATCTATTCAATCAGAAAAAAGCTTACTAGAGTCACGACTTCTATTTTATCATGAATGGAATATGATGTTAGGTTTTTTCTTAAAATTCCCACAGATTGAAGAGAAATGAATATTTTGCCTGCTGCAGGCTCAGACTTTCAGCCTGCCCCGGAAGCCTCTCACAGCATAGTACGAATCAGCGCCATTGTGATAGACGAACACCTGATTATAACGGCGGTCACAGAAAAGGGCGCCGCCAAGCTCCCTGACTTCAGCAGGAGTCTGCACCCAGGAGGATGTTTTCAGGTCGAAGCTTCCGAGCTTCTGAAGCTCCCGGTACTGATCTTCCGTCAAAAGCTCGATGCCTATCTCGGCAGCTAGGTCCATTGCACTGTTTTCAGGCTTATGTTTCTTCCTGGACTCAAGCGCTTCACGGTCGTAACAGACGCTGCGGCGGCCTTTCGGGCTTTCCGCTGAACAATCACAGAATATGTATTCACCACTTTTTTCATCATAAGCAACAACATCCGGCTCCCCGCCGGTCACTTCCATTTCATTGAGCGTCCAGAGCTTATCAGTATGTTCAGCCAGTTTCGCCTCCACTTGAGTCCAATCAAGATTCTGATGGCGCTCCATATTTTTCTCAAAACGGTCCTTCAATGTGCCCAGCAATTCTTCCCTTTGTTCTGAAGACAGGTCCTTGTTCATGCTTTTTTCCTCCTCAACATTGTGTTGTGATAATAATGAAAAACGCACTGCGGATTCCGGTGTGAAATACAGTGCGTTTTGTCTACATATTTAGTGTGTCTCACAATCTATCATTTCTTTTTAGGAATCTTGATCGTGAACTGGTAGAATTCCTCAAATTCTTCTTCTTCGGAATCAAGATTGATGCCGCTGTCTGAAACCATATTGAGGGACTGGCGGATGGTATTGACCGCTATCCGCATGTCCTTGCTGAAAGCCTTCCGTTTCGGCTTCGGCTTGTTTTCGCTCTGCTCGAGCAGCTTGACGACGCGTTCTTCCGTCTGTTTGACATTGAGGCTTTTCTCAATGATTTCTTCCAGAAGCTTGACCTGCTTTTCCGGATTCTTCAGCGGAATGAGGGAGCGGGCATGGCGCTCTGTGATCTGCTTGGCCAATAACGCTTCCTGGACCTGTTCCGGAAGCTTGAGGAGCCTGAGCTTGTTCGCTACAGTGGACTGTCCTTTGCCAAGCCGCTGCGCCAGGGCCTCCTGGGTCAGATTATGGAGCTCAAGCAGCTTTCCATAAGCAACCGCTTCCTCTATCGGTGAAAGCTCCTCACGCTGGAGATTTTCAATCAGGGCGACAGAAGCAGTCTCAGTGTCGCTGAGATTCTTGACAATCGCAGGCACCTCATCCCAGCCCAGTTTATTCATTGCCCGCCATCTGCGTTCGCCGGCAATGATCTCGAATTTGCCGTCATCGAATTCCCTGACAACAATCGGCTGGATGATCCCGTGCGTATGGATCGTACGGGACAATTCCTCGATTTTCTCGTCATCAAATACCGTTCTCGGCTGAAAACGGTTCGGCACAATCTGTCCGATCGGAATTTTCCTGACTTCTTCCCTGTTAGTCGGTTCTTCTTCTATATTTAACTGTTCATCAGCTTTTTCGATTTCTTGTTCTTCCTTTTCGCCTAGGCCAAAAAAGCGTGAGAAAGAATGCTTCATCACCCTGCACCACCTTTACGAAACTCCCTATTACATATTCTCCTAAAAAACGGGAACTCCTGCACCTCAGATAAACAATCTTCCGACAGGAGACGCGTTTTTATCGATGAGAATATGGATATATAACAACAGCTGCTATTAAAAATTATGCCATAAATCCGGGACAAAAGTAACTAATTATTCAATTGGGCTCTTATTAGGGGTGCCCGGTTTTCTTGGGAATTTCTTTGGTGCCGGCTTCTCTTTCCGGATCACAAAGATATTCCGCTCGCTTTCTTCTTCCGGTAAAAGGAAGGAGTGGGAATCCTCCAATTTGCCGCCAAGCATCGTAATCGCTTTCTTGCCTGCAGCCAGTTCATCCTGGGCGCTGGCCCCTT is a window from the Bacillus infantis NRRL B-14911 genome containing:
- the noc gene encoding nucleoid occlusion protein codes for the protein MKHSFSRFFGLGEKEEQEIEKADEQLNIEEEPTNREEVRKIPIGQIVPNRFQPRTVFDDEKIEELSRTIHTHGIIQPIVVREFDDGKFEIIAGERRWRAMNKLGWDEVPAIVKNLSDTETASVALIENLQREELSPIEEAVAYGKLLELHNLTQEALAQRLGKGQSTVANKLRLLKLPEQVQEALLAKQITERHARSLIPLKNPEKQVKLLEEIIEKSLNVKQTEERVVKLLEQSENKPKPKRKAFSKDMRIAVNTIRQSLNMVSDSGINLDSEEEEFEEFYQFTIKIPKKK
- a CDS encoding ParA family protein, yielding MGKIIAIANQKGGVGKTTTSVNLGACLAYIGKKVLLVDIDPQGNATSGIGIEKADVDQCIYDVLVDDVEALKVIKPTAVENLYAIPATIQLAGAEIELVPTISREVRLKRALEEVKKDFDYIIIDCPPSLGLLTINSLTASDAVLIPVQCEYYALEGLSQLLNTVRLVQKHLNHDLKIEGVLLTMLDARTNLGIQVIEEVKKYFQDKVYKTIIPRNVRLSEAPSHGEPIIIYDAKSRGAEVYLDLAKEVISNG
- a CDS encoding DUF4256 domain-containing protein; translated protein: MNKDLSSEQREELLGTLKDRFEKNMERHQNLDWTQVEAKLAEHTDKLWTLNEMEVTGGEPDVVAYDEKSGEYIFCDCSAESPKGRRSVCYDREALESRKKHKPENSAMDLAAEIGIELLTEDQYRELQKLGSFDLKTSSWVQTPAEVRELGGALFCDRRYNQVFVYHNGADSYYAVRGFRGRLKV
- a CDS encoding ParB/RepB/Spo0J family partition protein produces the protein MAKGLGKGLNAFFSNAEADSEETIQEIRLSEIRPNPYQPRKIFDEAAIEELKQSIREHGILQPVILRKSIKGFEIVAGERRCRAAREAGLEKVPSVIRELTEKQMMELAILENLQREDLTPMEEAAAYQQLIEKLKMTQEELAKRLGKSRPHIANHIRLLSLPPKIQELISSGKITMGHGRALLGLRQKEKVQATADRAIKEGLNVRQLEQLIHHLNELVPRETKKVKQPKDVFIKAQETSLRERFGTPVSIKQNKNQNKGKIEIEFFSKDDLDRILQILDQERS